Proteins encoded together in one bacterium window:
- a CDS encoding response regulator — MLDDVVSTIDTLVKKNGNRLKIEIDERICEMRADVTKVRQALFNLLSNAAKFTREGEIGLVVVGEEVDEVEWIRVSVSDSGIGIPAEKIDHVFDEFSQADETTTGDYGGTGLGLPISRRFCQMMGGNITVDSVVGEGSTFTIRLPLQVVEKPEAEAPQVMAPEPGAELVVLVADDDPNAVDLLARPLQEAGTKVVTASSGQEGLKLAQSLPPAAITLDVLMPGMDGWEVLRELKADPVTRDIPVIMVTMTDDRSLGYALGATEFLTKPVQRPQLVQLLERYAMQDAERHAFVVDDKLENREVLRHALENEGWQVSEAENGRVALAKLSELEPSLILLDLMMPVMDGFEFVMEMRKRDSQSSIPIVVVTAKDVTEEDRLRRNGDVAGLIEKDGLDRESLLTQIREQVAATRASGG, encoded by the coding sequence ATGCTGGACGACGTGGTGTCCACGATCGACACCCTCGTGAAGAAGAACGGAAACCGACTGAAGATCGAGATCGACGAGCGCATCTGCGAAATGCGGGCCGATGTCACCAAAGTGCGGCAGGCGCTGTTCAACTTGCTCAGCAATGCCGCGAAGTTCACGCGTGAAGGCGAAATTGGTCTGGTCGTGGTGGGCGAAGAGGTGGATGAGGTCGAGTGGATACGGGTGTCGGTCTCGGATTCGGGGATCGGGATTCCAGCCGAAAAGATCGATCATGTCTTCGACGAATTCTCACAGGCGGACGAAACCACCACGGGCGACTACGGCGGCACGGGACTCGGCCTGCCGATCAGCCGCCGCTTCTGCCAGATGATGGGCGGCAACATCACCGTGGATAGCGTCGTGGGTGAGGGCTCCACGTTTACGATTCGGCTGCCGCTCCAGGTGGTCGAGAAGCCCGAAGCCGAGGCCCCCCAAGTCATGGCGCCGGAGCCAGGCGCGGAGTTGGTCGTACTGGTGGCCGACGACGATCCGAATGCGGTCGATCTGCTGGCGCGCCCGCTGCAGGAGGCCGGCACGAAGGTGGTGACGGCCAGCAGCGGTCAGGAAGGGCTGAAGCTCGCCCAGTCGCTGCCCCCCGCAGCCATCACGCTTGATGTGCTGATGCCGGGAATGGATGGTTGGGAAGTGCTGCGTGAACTCAAGGCCGACCCGGTGACGCGAGACATCCCGGTCATCATGGTGACGATGACCGACGATCGCTCGCTCGGTTATGCGCTGGGAGCGACCGAGTTTCTCACCAAGCCCGTGCAGCGCCCGCAGCTCGTGCAGTTGCTCGAACGATATGCGATGCAGGATGCCGAGCGCCATGCGTTCGTCGTGGACGACAAGCTCGAGAATCGGGAGGTGCTGCGCCACGCCCTCGAGAACGAGGGATGGCAGGTGAGCGAGGCCGAGAACGGCCGGGTAGCGCTCGCGAAGCTTTCCGAACTGGAACCCTCGCTGATCCTTCTCGACCTCATGATGCCCGTGATGGACGGCTTCGAGTTCGTGATGGAGATGCGCAAACGCGATTCCCAGTCGAGCATCCCCATCGTGGTGGTGACCGCCAAGGACGTCACCGAAGAGGATCGCCTCCGTCGCAATGGTGACGTCGCGGGTCTCATCGAGAAGGATGGGCTCGACCGTGAGTCGCTGCTTACCCAGATCCGCGAGCAAGTAGCCGCGACAAGGGCAAGTGGCGGCTGA
- a CDS encoding PEP-CTERM sorting domain-containing protein — protein MSLDGTFDFFDKPLPVDINDDLLLRILLNPIGLGGVQEGFVPSPLDEILSTQTIGMEWSTGTVTASDVVVGGVEGLSISRTGFDNRDKNGIGAIQLVTASVMIIDGTGMGGDYFIRVPTFATLDLVFVPEPGTWALLALGLLALSRQTRR, from the coding sequence ATGTCCCTCGACGGCACCTTCGACTTCTTCGACAAACCCCTTCCAGTTGACATCAACGATGATCTCCTCCTACGCATCCTTCTCAACCCGATCGGCCTGGGCGGTGTCCAGGAGGGATTCGTTCCTTCTCCTCTCGACGAGATCCTCAGCACCCAGACCATCGGCATGGAGTGGTCGACCGGCACCGTCACGGCGAGCGACGTGGTCGTGGGCGGCGTGGAGGGACTGTCGATCTCGCGAACGGGCTTCGACAACCGCGACAAGAACGGGATCGGCGCAATCCAGCTCGTGACGGCCTCGGTGATGATCATCGACGGCACGGGGATGGGCGGGGACTACTTCATCAGGGTGCCCACCTTCGCGACCCTGGACCTGGTCTTCGTGCCCGAGCCCGGCACGTGGGCGCTGCTCGCGCTGGGCCTGCTCGCGCTGTCGCGACAGACCCGGCGCTAG